In Deltaproteobacteria bacterium, a single genomic region encodes these proteins:
- a CDS encoding TonB-dependent receptor, with translation MPIRIALLLLASLLAYAGGAAAEPPHAQMQEVVVTATRTRTQVDDTTPSVSVISGADVEERDQASVADALRGAPGLDVTQFGGPGSSAFTSIRGAAPDQVLVLLDGVEVNDPGVGQFDFANLTSDNLDRIEILRGGGGALYGSEAIGGVVNVISRRGEGPLRFSLSGEGGRAATNREVVSVTGAHGPFALSGTASFNGSNGFRSINSDYRNFSTNWRGDADLVAGGTLRGFVRYTDARSGLVNFNIAEQRLDPDAYSHTDFFLGKGEWEHVLGALTYRAAASFVRNNQRFRDDSIDDDGEVESVVVAHLPSEIITGETQVDYRWREFSLSTAGVEYSERSVKIFEQTGEPDENEPDEPGESQHHNANRSNVAVYAQEQLRFLNDTVHAVGGVRYDHYDNFGDQVTWSGSGSYLVQPTDTRLRLSYAEGFRVPTFAELFDPALGNSDLQAETSWEIDAGLTQDYLGGRLRFEPTYFYREVNNFIEEISDQLPGPIAGVPEAERARNVDARFQGVELIASAQPLHGLSLWANYTYLNFVTATGTLLNRPRHRGAVGASAERAAMLTAGDRATAALQIYAVGNRDSADPFSQPEPFMTGEIGSYARVDLALSYRLPPRWAPLTLTATVRNLLNRDYSESLGFPAPPAWFLIGLRYTLPPLTPPT, from the coding sequence GTGCCTATCCGAATCGCGCTCCTCCTGCTCGCCAGTCTGCTGGCTTACGCCGGCGGTGCCGCTGCCGAACCGCCACACGCACAGATGCAGGAGGTGGTCGTCACCGCGACGCGCACGCGCACGCAGGTCGACGACACCACCCCGTCCGTGTCGGTGATCAGCGGCGCCGACGTGGAGGAGCGCGACCAGGCGAGTGTGGCTGACGCGCTGCGTGGCGCGCCGGGTCTCGACGTCACGCAATTCGGCGGTCCGGGAAGCAGCGCGTTCACGTCCATCCGCGGTGCGGCTCCGGATCAAGTGTTGGTGCTGCTCGACGGCGTGGAGGTCAACGACCCCGGTGTTGGGCAGTTCGACTTCGCCAATTTGACCAGCGACAATCTCGACCGCATCGAAATTTTGCGCGGTGGCGGTGGCGCGCTGTACGGTTCAGAAGCGATCGGAGGTGTCGTCAACGTCATCAGCCGCCGCGGCGAAGGGCCGTTGCGCTTCTCGCTCAGCGGCGAGGGCGGTCGCGCCGCCACCAACCGCGAAGTGGTGAGTGTGACCGGCGCGCACGGTCCGTTCGCCTTGTCGGGCACCGCCTCGTTCAACGGCTCCAACGGCTTCCGCTCGATCAACAGTGACTACCGGAATTTCTCCACCAACTGGCGCGGCGATGCCGATCTGGTTGCGGGCGGCACGCTGCGCGGGTTCGTGCGCTATACCGATGCGCGTAGCGGCTTGGTGAACTTCAACATCGCCGAGCAGCGACTCGACCCGGACGCCTACAGCCATACCGATTTTTTCCTGGGCAAGGGCGAGTGGGAACATGTGCTGGGCGCGCTGACCTACCGCGCAGCGGCATCGTTCGTGCGCAACAACCAGCGTTTTCGCGACGACTCGATCGACGATGACGGCGAAGTCGAATCGGTAGTCGTGGCACACCTCCCGAGCGAGATCATCACCGGCGAAACCCAAGTCGACTATCGCTGGCGCGAATTCTCACTCAGTACCGCCGGGGTCGAGTACAGCGAACGATCAGTCAAGATTTTTGAGCAAACCGGCGAGCCGGACGAGAACGAGCCCGACGAGCCGGGCGAGAGTCAGCATCACAACGCGAACCGCTCGAACGTGGCGGTCTACGCGCAGGAGCAGCTCCGATTCTTGAACGACACGGTGCACGCCGTCGGTGGCGTCCGCTACGACCACTACGACAACTTCGGCGATCAAGTGACCTGGTCGGGCTCGGGCTCCTATTTGGTGCAACCTACAGACACGCGCCTACGCCTCAGCTACGCGGAAGGCTTTCGCGTGCCGACGTTCGCCGAACTGTTCGATCCGGCCCTCGGCAACTCAGACCTCCAAGCGGAAACAAGCTGGGAGATCGACGCCGGTCTGACGCAGGACTACCTCGGCGGCCGCCTGCGCTTCGAGCCGACGTACTTCTATCGCGAAGTGAACAACTTCATCGAAGAGATCAGCGATCAGCTGCCGGGCCCGATTGCGGGAGTTCCGGAGGCGGAACGCGCGCGCAACGTCGACGCGCGATTCCAGGGCGTCGAGCTGATCGCCAGCGCGCAGCCGCTGCATGGTCTCTCATTGTGGGCGAACTACACGTATCTCAACTTCGTCACCGCGACCGGCACGCTGCTCAACCGCCCGCGGCATCGCGGCGCGGTCGGCGCCAGTGCGGAACGCGCGGCGATGCTGACCGCCGGCGACCGCGCCACCGCGGCCCTGCAGATCTACGCCGTGGGAAATCGCGACAGCGCCGATCCCTTCTCGCAACCCGAACCGTTCATGACCGGCGAGATTGGCAGCTATGCGCGCGTCGACCTGGCGCTGTCGTATCGCCTGCCGCCGCGTTGGGCGCCGCTGACGCTGACCGCCACCGTCCGCAATCTCCTCAATCGCGACTACAGCGAGTCGCTCGGCTTCCCCGCACCGCCGGCGTGGTTCCTCATCGGCCTGCGGTACACGTTGCCGCCGCTCACTCCCCCTACTTGA
- a CDS encoding GAF domain-containing protein yields MSSPRQRSIKTAARKTPARKTAARGTAPKWRRTAEPHFGPLFEEANDIILLNDREGNIVAANRAARDFGGYTLEELQRGVHVRDVLTPAEFELAMLLTHRALDGLAIPEVYEREAVLRDGQRRTLELRSNVLQQEGLPPLLQTIGRDITERKEAAAFQASLLQVSEALLSAQRLDQLGSVICEEARRVLGAGGAYLWLRRGQSLFGCAAAGLGEQQFVGTSYALADDPLLRAVEHERGVLLINEFQRSPYVRFGSRSTEVQSLLAMPLRRGRGMLGLLVCADYENPQSFTPALADRAQIFGAQAAVAIESALAREREEEEGRVSAALLQVARAIRESLEETEVIPQIARSAREVIGCDWTAVALLEAGRECFRVTSTDGWPTTVVEELKSLEFGRGSLAMIDQLLAGVTVEIQEPRGRVGLYERWGIASLLAVPMVRAGRVIGALVMGYRERRGPFSAHEHRVAGGIAAQAAVAVDNARLVEALRRANALKSEFLGMMSHELRTPLSAILGYADLMRDGAMGTVGLEQTQALDRMLLNGRGLLELINMTLDVNRLESGRITLDVSEFTLAEVLHELRSEFGAGAVREGVTLAWPDITLLPALHTDRAKLKLVLRNVIDNALKFTPQGAVTIAVGSDPARERVSVTVRDSGVGIPADALEPIFEMFQQLNGARPNARGGVGLGLYLVRRYTELMGGTVVVESAVGVGSTFVVEIPSRLMRRDGVDAVR; encoded by the coding sequence ATGAGTTCGCCGCGTCAGCGGTCAATTAAGACTGCAGCTCGCAAGACCCCAGCTCGCAAGACCGCAGCTCGCGGCACCGCGCCGAAGTGGCGGCGAACTGCGGAGCCGCACTTCGGTCCGTTGTTCGAGGAAGCGAACGACATCATCTTGCTGAACGATCGAGAGGGTAACATCGTGGCCGCCAACCGCGCTGCACGCGACTTCGGTGGCTACACCTTGGAGGAATTGCAGCGTGGCGTGCATGTGCGCGACGTGCTGACGCCAGCCGAGTTCGAGCTGGCGATGTTGCTGACGCACCGGGCGCTGGACGGTCTCGCGATTCCAGAAGTCTACGAGCGCGAAGCGGTGTTGAGGGATGGGCAACGCCGCACCCTCGAGCTGCGCAGCAATGTGCTGCAACAAGAAGGGCTGCCGCCGCTGCTCCAAACCATCGGCCGCGACATCACCGAGCGCAAAGAGGCGGCGGCGTTCCAAGCCAGCTTGCTGCAAGTGTCGGAAGCGCTGCTGAGCGCGCAGCGCCTCGACCAGCTCGGGAGTGTCATCTGCGAAGAAGCGCGCCGCGTCCTCGGTGCGGGCGGGGCCTATCTGTGGCTGCGCCGCGGGCAGAGCCTGTTCGGCTGCGCCGCGGCCGGTTTGGGCGAGCAGCAGTTTGTCGGTACCAGCTATGCCCTGGCGGATGACCCGTTGCTCCGCGCCGTCGAGCACGAGCGGGGCGTGCTGCTCATCAACGAGTTTCAGCGTAGCCCATATGTACGCTTTGGGTCGCGCTCCACCGAGGTGCAGTCGCTGTTGGCCATGCCGCTACGGCGCGGCCGCGGGATGCTCGGTCTGCTGGTGTGTGCCGACTACGAGAACCCACAGTCCTTTACGCCGGCGCTCGCGGATCGCGCCCAAATCTTCGGTGCCCAGGCGGCAGTGGCCATCGAGTCGGCGCTCGCGCGCGAACGCGAAGAGGAAGAAGGTCGCGTGTCGGCCGCACTGCTGCAAGTGGCGCGCGCCATCCGCGAGTCGTTGGAAGAAACCGAAGTGATCCCGCAAATCGCGCGCAGCGCGCGCGAAGTGATCGGCTGTGACTGGACCGCAGTGGCGCTTCTGGAAGCCGGCCGGGAGTGCTTCCGCGTCACCTCCACCGACGGGTGGCCGACGACGGTGGTCGAGGAGTTGAAGTCGCTGGAGTTCGGCCGCGGCAGTTTGGCCATGATTGACCAATTGTTGGCCGGGGTGACGGTGGAGATCCAAGAGCCGCGTGGCCGTGTCGGCCTGTACGAACGCTGGGGCATCGCGTCGCTGCTGGCTGTGCCGATGGTGCGCGCGGGCCGCGTGATCGGGGCGTTGGTGATGGGGTACCGCGAGCGCCGCGGGCCGTTCTCGGCGCATGAGCACCGCGTGGCTGGCGGGATCGCGGCTCAGGCTGCAGTGGCGGTCGACAACGCGCGACTGGTCGAAGCCTTGCGGCGAGCCAATGCACTGAAGTCGGAGTTCCTGGGCATGATGTCGCACGAACTGCGCACGCCGCTGAGTGCGATCCTCGGCTATGCGGATCTGATGCGCGATGGCGCGATGGGGACGGTGGGGCTGGAGCAGACGCAGGCGCTCGATCGGATGCTGCTCAACGGGCGCGGCTTACTCGAGCTGATCAACATGACGCTCGACGTCAATCGGCTGGAGTCGGGGCGCATCACGCTGGATGTGTCGGAGTTCACGTTGGCGGAAGTGCTGCACGAGCTGCGCAGCGAATTCGGCGCCGGCGCGGTGCGTGAAGGCGTCACGCTCGCGTGGCCGGACATCACACTGCTGCCTGCCCTGCACACCGATCGCGCCAAATTGAAGCTCGTACTGCGCAACGTCATCGACAACGCGCTCAAGTTTACACCGCAGGGGGCGGTCACGATCGCGGTCGGCAGCGATCCGGCGCGCGAACGAGTGAGCGTGACCGTACGCGATAGCGGTGTGGGGATTCCAGCCGACGCGTTGGAGCCGATCTTCGAGATGTTTCAGCAGCTCAACGGCGCGAGACCGAACGCGCGCGGCGGCGTCGGGCTCGGCCTCTACCTCGTCCGCCGCTACACCGAGCTGATGGGTGGCACGGTCGTGGTGGAGAGTGCGGTCGGCGTCGGGTCGACATTTGTCGTCGAGATTCCCAGTCGCCTGATGCGCCGGGACGGAGTCGACGCCGTGCGCTGA
- a CDS encoding Zn-dependent alcohol dehydrogenase — MVKGAVLYNFFEPLKVDSVQLKAPRRDEVVVKMAASGVCHSDLSVQQAKLPLPPPCILGHEGAGIIEEVGKDVQDLQTGDHVVLAWVQSCGKCHYCIAGRGHLCERGTQAAIAGEECVFEKDGVGISRMAGVASFAERTVVRASAAIKIPHDVPLDKACLVGCGVMTGVGAVINTAQVRPGETVAVFGCGGVGLNVIQGAVLSGASKIIAVDLLDSKLALAKQFGATDVVNARDNDAPDAIRALTDGMGVDYAFEVIGASPVIQQAFLSIKRGGKAVIVGVPGFGTEVSFMGASFALEEKSVIGSLYGSGNLRRDMPKLIELYMQKKLKLDELISRRIKLEDINSAFEAMEKGEVARSVIIYS; from the coding sequence ATGGTCAAAGGTGCAGTGCTGTACAATTTCTTCGAACCCCTCAAAGTCGACTCCGTTCAATTGAAAGCGCCGCGCCGCGACGAAGTCGTGGTAAAGATGGCCGCGAGCGGGGTGTGCCATTCCGATCTGTCGGTGCAGCAAGCGAAGCTACCGCTGCCGCCGCCGTGTATCTTGGGTCACGAGGGCGCGGGGATCATCGAAGAGGTGGGGAAGGACGTGCAGGATTTGCAGACGGGCGATCACGTCGTGCTGGCGTGGGTACAGAGCTGCGGCAAGTGCCACTACTGCATCGCCGGCCGCGGACATCTGTGCGAGCGCGGCACGCAGGCCGCGATTGCCGGCGAGGAATGCGTGTTCGAGAAGGACGGTGTCGGCATCTCGCGCATGGCCGGCGTCGCGTCATTCGCGGAGCGCACCGTTGTGCGTGCGTCGGCGGCGATCAAGATTCCGCACGACGTGCCGCTCGACAAGGCGTGCCTGGTCGGATGCGGGGTCATGACCGGGGTTGGCGCGGTCATCAACACGGCGCAAGTGCGGCCGGGCGAAACGGTGGCGGTCTTCGGCTGCGGCGGCGTCGGCCTCAACGTGATCCAAGGCGCGGTGCTGAGCGGCGCGTCGAAGATCATTGCCGTGGATTTGCTCGACTCGAAGCTCGCGCTCGCCAAGCAGTTCGGCGCGACCGATGTCGTCAACGCTCGGGACAACGACGCGCCCGACGCTATCCGCGCCTTGACCGACGGAATGGGAGTCGACTACGCGTTCGAAGTGATCGGGGCATCGCCGGTGATTCAGCAGGCGTTCCTGTCGATCAAGCGCGGCGGCAAGGCCGTGATCGTCGGCGTCCCGGGCTTCGGAACGGAAGTGAGCTTCATGGGCGCGTCGTTTGCGCTGGAAGAGAAGTCGGTGATCGGCTCGCTCTACGGCTCGGGAAATTTGCGCCGCGACATGCCGAAGCTGATCGAATTGTACATGCAAAAGAAGCTCAAGCTCGACGAGCTGATCTCGCGGCGCATCAAGCTCGAAGACATCAACAGCGCCTTCGAGGCGATGGAAAAGGGCGAAGTCGCCCGCAGCGTGATCATCTACAGCTGA